The stretch of DNA CATTATACTAACAATATGCACTTAGCAAGTGCGGTAGATGGTCAGTGCAAAAGCATTCTTAGGATTGGCTAAATGCGAAGAAGAAGTGGACGCTATTGAACGTGAGGTAGAATTATACAGattgaacaaaatgaagCCTGTTTATGAAAAGAGGGACGCGTATATTGACGAAATTGCAGAGTTCTGGAAAATTGTGCTTTCACAACACGTTAGTTTTGCGAATTACATAAGGGCTTCAGATTTTAAATACATTGACACTATAGATAAGATCAAAGTAGAATGGCTGGCATTGGAGTCTGAAATGTACGACACTAGAGATTTTAGTATAACATTCCATTTCCATGGAATTGAGGGAGACTTCAAAGAGCAGCAAGTCACCAAGGTGttccaaatcaaaaaaggCAAAGATGACCAAGAAGACGGGATACTGACTAGTGAGCCCGTTCCAATTGAGTGGCCCCAGAGTTACGACTCGATAAACCCGGACTTGATCAAAGACAAACGCAGTCCAGAgggtaaaaaaaagtacagACAGGGAATGAAAACCATATTTGGCTGGTTCAGATGGACCGGCCTAAAACCCGGGAAGGAGTTCCCGCACGGCGACTCATTGGCGTCATTGTTCAGTGAAGAGATCTACCCTTTTTGTGTGAAGTACTATGCTGAGGCCCAGAGGGACTTGGAAGACGAAGAAGGAGAATCCGGGTTAAGCGCAGATGGCGACAGCGAGGATGACGATGGCAGTCTCGGTGAGGTGGACTTGCCACTATCCGACGAGGAACCAAGCTCtaagaaaaggaaagttTAGTAGTCTAGGTCCGGAGCGGGCTTGGACAACGGTTTCCCTCGTTGCGACattgctcttttttttgttgagTCTGgagttcttctttgttgttTAGTTACCTTAAACTTACTCATTGGATCATCTTTAAGCAATTTtgacttcttcttctgcgAACTTATGGATGTTGCGGCACCAGAAGCGGAAATAGTAGTGGCCGCCCTTACAGGCGGTGTTGCAGGTTGGTTTAGTATAGATGAATCTagttttttcttacctAATAAATAGTCTTCCTTTTCGTCACTCAGTTTTGCATCCTGATACATCCATTCCAAGCCCGACTTCTTCAAAGCCAAGTCATTCTTGAGAGTCTCCGGCTTATCCTTGCTCGATTCGTTCAGCAGTTCATTTAGTTCTcgttctttttcaatttctttcaatcGCGTGTTAAGCTTCTGCTGTTCGGTAATTAGATCCTGTTCGGTCTCccatactttttttctatttttcaTAAGCTTGGGATTCCATGATTTCAACAGATTCAAATCGCCCGACCCCATGATAATGTACTCTCGATTTGGCCTTTCTTCCCTGTACTCAAAACTGAACGCTCATCTCTTTTGAGAAGCTGCATGCTACGTACCACTTGTTCTTATATCTCTGTATGTAAGCCCGCGGCgggagaagaagaaaaagaaataaaaaaagatgagatgttatattatatattatagTGTAAATATGCACTTGGACTTAAATAACTAAACAGTTACGTTTTATATAGGATAACAACACTAAGAAAGAAAGCGAGCAGCGAGTAAGCGACTCGGCGTAAGCCTTGAACTTAAAACCCATGAATTTtaatgttcttcttttgcaaTCCCAGTTGGGAGATCATAAATTCGCAAACCTTTGCTCTTTGGTCACCCTGCAACTGAATAATCTCCCCCATTTCTGGATCCTTGACAATGTTACCATTACATGCAAAGTCCTTCTTTAGGACCTTAAGAATTCTCTTTAAATCATATTCCTCTGGGACACCTTGCACCGTAGTTAAAGTTTTTCTACCATTTCTCTGTTGGATACGAATATGAATATAGTTTGAAGTGGCGGTTTCGTCGTCTCCTGTGTCGGCGAAAGGATCAAATGATTTCAGATTCTCAATGGACATACGATTTGCTTCAGctatattaatatattccttgtcttttttgaaaaagaatagaaaGGAGAAAACCCCCAGCACGAAACGAAAACAACAAGTAGCTCTTCTCTTGTTTTGTCCTTTTGCAGTTTGCTTTTATCCCtgtgatgaaaaaaaaaaaaactaaaattttttgccgGCGCATCGAAAAAATCTGTTACCCGACCCGTTATTGGTGATAATACCCATTTTTAACGCGATCACATATCATAAACTGCAGTGAGAGGGTCGTTTACAGTAGTTATAGTACCGAACCAAAAGACTGGAACCATGTACACATGATCCTTTTACGGGTACTTTTTATTGTAATGTAGGTCGGTGCGTTTTGTACGACGACGCAGCGGCTGCTCGTATAAAATGACGCGGTCGCGCGCCGTTTGACGTCCTATAGGAGAATGCCAAAAAGGGTGTTTTGCTggaaaatatacatatataaatatatataaagaatAGTGAaacaatagaaatattAGTAATACAGCCATAGCAGTAGTAGTGATAGTACTAGCAGCTAGAACAGGATGTCCAGAATAGATTCAGATCTGCAGAAAGCGCTTAAAAAGGCGTGTTCCGTTGAGGAGACCGCACCTAAGAGAAAGCACGTACGCGCATGCATAGTGTACACATGGGACCATCAGTCTTCCAAAGCTGTTTTTACAACCCTTAAGACGCTGCCTCTGGCCAATGACGAAGTGCAACTGTTCAAGATGCTTATTGTACTGCATAAGATCATACAAGAGGGAC from Saccharomyces cerevisiae S288C chromosome XIV, complete sequence encodes:
- the VPS75 gene encoding Vps75p (NAP family histone chaperone; binds to histones and Rtt109p, stimulating histone acetyltransferase activity; possesses nucleosome assembly activity in vitro; proposed role in vacuolar protein sorting and in double-strand break repair; protein abundance increases in response to DNA replication stress; relocalizes to the cytosol in response to hypoxia) encodes the protein MMSDQENENEHAKAFLGLAKCEEEVDAIEREVELYRLNKMKPVYEKRDAYIDEIAEFWKIVLSQHVSFANYIRASDFKYIDTIDKIKVEWLALESEMYDTRDFSITFHFHGIEGDFKEQQVTKVFQIKKGKDDQEDGILTSEPVPIEWPQSYDSINPDLIKDKRSPEGKKKYRQGMKTIFGWFRWTGLKPGKEFPHGDSLASLFSEEIYPFCVKYYAEAQRDLEDEEGESGLSADGDSEDDDGSLGEVDLPLSDEEPSSKKRKV
- the CWC25 gene encoding U2-type spliceosomal complex subunit CWC25 (Splicing factor required for the first step of pre-mRNA splicing; binding to the spliceosome requires Prp2p and Yju2p; heat-stable protein; has similarity to S. pombe Cwf25p); this encodes MGSGDLNLLKSWNPKLMKNRKKVWETEQDLITEQQKLNTRLKEIEKERELNELLNESSKDKPETLKNDLALKKSGLEWMYQDAKLSDEKEDYLLGKKKLDSSILNQPATPPVRAATTISASGAATSISSQKKKSKLLKDDPMSKFKVTKQQRRTPDSTKKRAMSQRGKPLSKPAPDLDY
- the SUI1 gene encoding translation initiation factor eIF1 (Translation initiation factor eIF1; component of complex involved in recognition of initiator codon; modulates translation accuracy at initiation phase by discriminating against suboptimal initiation sites to prevent excessive uORF translation genome-wide) — translated: MSIENLKSFDPFADTGDDETATSNYIHIRIQQRNGRKTLTTVQGVPEEYDLKRILKVLKKDFACNGNIVKDPEMGEIIQLQGDQRAKVCEFMISQLGLQKKNIKIHGF